The following is a genomic window from Chitinophagales bacterium.
CTTAGATTTGCTCACTAAAATCAATATCTCCCAATGAAAAATACCCCATTAACCGATACCCATATAGCATTAGGCGCCAAAATGGCGGAATTTGCAGGATATAACATGCCTATCTCCTATAAAGGAATCAAAGAGGAGCATCATCAAGTTCGCAATGCAGTAGGAATGTTTGATGTGAGCCACATGGGAGAATTTATACTTGAAGGGGAAAATGCCCTAGCCCTCATTCAAAAGGTCACCTCAAATGATGCCTCTAAACTAGCTGATGGTCAGGCACAATATTCCTGTATGCCCAATGATAAAGGCGGAATTGTAGATGATTTATTGGTTTATAAAATAGCTGACAACCACTATATGCTGGTCGTCAATGCTTCTAATATAGACAAGGATTGGAACTGGATATCGAGTCATAACGATTTGGGTGTGAAAATGACTAATATATCTGATGAAACTTCTTTGCTAGCTGTCCAAGGACCACAAGCCACAGCTACCTTGCAGAAATTAACCTCTGTCAATCTAAGTGATATCCCTTATTATCATTTTTCAAAAGGTGATTTTGCTGGCTGCAAAGATGTTATTCTTTCTGCTACAGGCTATACTGGTGCAGGCGGATTTGAACTCTATATTCCAAATGAAAGTGCCGTCACTGTTTGGAACAAAATTATTGATGCAGGCACGGAATTTGGTTTACAGCCTATAGGACTAGGTGCTAGAGATACGCTGAGATTAGAAATGGGTTTCTGCCTTTATGGAAATGATATCGATGACACAACCAATCCTATTGAAGCAGGTTTAGGTTGGATCACTAAATTTACTAAATCATTTATAGGAGATAACTTTGCAAAAGAGTTAAAAGAAAATGGTACAAAAAGAAAATTGGTAGGTATTCAAATGATCGATAGAGGTATTCCTCGACATGGATATGAAGTAACCGATGCTAGTGGAAATAAGATTGGAATTGTCACTTCTGGCTCTCAAACACCATCGTTGGACGTTTCCATAGGTATAGCTTACATTGATGTACCAT
Proteins encoded in this region:
- the gcvT gene encoding glycine cleavage system aminomethyltransferase GcvT, which produces MKNTPLTDTHIALGAKMAEFAGYNMPISYKGIKEEHHQVRNAVGMFDVSHMGEFILEGENALALIQKVTSNDASKLADGQAQYSCMPNDKGGIVDDLLVYKIADNHYMLVVNASNIDKDWNWISSHNDLGVKMTNISDETSLLAVQGPQATATLQKLTSVNLSDIPYYHFSKGDFAGCKDVILSATGYTGAGGFELYIPNESAVTVWNKIIDAGTEFGLQPIGLGARDTLRLEMGFCLYGNDIDDTTNPIEAGLGWITKFTKSFIGDNFAKELKENGTKRKLVGIQMIDRGIPRHGYEVTDASGNKIGIVTSGSQTPSLDVSIGIAYIDVPYNKLDSEVFVKIREQLVKAKVVKMPFYQKSN